From Amycolatopsis sp. cg9, one genomic window encodes:
- a CDS encoding acyl-CoA dehydrogenase family protein, with protein MTVTAEDLTRQATEFLAAHDPASTDRLDFLRARFDAGLAWVHFPAGLGGQNAPRALQSVVDGVFTGAGAPDNNPRRIGIGLGMAAPTILAFGTPEQRERYLRPLWTGEEVWCQLFSEPGAGSDLAALGTRAVRDGDDWIVTGQKVWTSGAHESQWAILVTRTDPDVPKHQGMTYFLCDMTAPGVEVRPLRQITGEAEFNEVFLTEVRIPDAQRLGAVGEGWKVAQTTLMNERVAIGGHVQPREGGLIGIVAKTWRERPELRTPELRDRLVQRWVEAETLRLAGTRLRQQLTAGAPGPEGSAMKVAFSELNQALTGLEVELLGEEGLAYDDWSFRRPAIVDFTGREAGYRYLRAKGNSIEGGTSEVLRNIIAERVLGLPSEPRVDKDVAWKDLPR; from the coding sequence GTGACTGTCACCGCCGAAGACCTGACCCGCCAGGCGACCGAGTTCCTCGCCGCGCACGACCCCGCGTCGACGGACCGGCTGGACTTCCTGCGGGCCCGGTTCGACGCCGGGCTCGCCTGGGTCCACTTCCCCGCCGGCCTCGGCGGGCAGAACGCGCCGCGCGCACTGCAGTCCGTTGTGGACGGTGTGTTCACCGGCGCGGGCGCGCCGGACAACAACCCGCGCCGCATCGGGATCGGCCTCGGCATGGCCGCGCCGACCATCCTCGCCTTCGGCACGCCGGAGCAGCGCGAGCGCTACCTGCGTCCACTGTGGACCGGCGAGGAGGTGTGGTGCCAGCTGTTCTCCGAGCCGGGCGCCGGCTCCGACCTCGCGGCACTGGGCACCCGGGCCGTCCGCGACGGCGACGACTGGATCGTCACCGGCCAGAAGGTGTGGACGTCGGGTGCGCACGAGTCGCAGTGGGCGATCCTGGTCACCCGCACCGACCCGGACGTCCCGAAGCACCAGGGCATGACCTACTTCCTGTGCGACATGACCGCGCCCGGCGTCGAGGTCCGGCCGCTGCGCCAGATCACCGGCGAGGCCGAGTTCAACGAGGTCTTCCTGACCGAGGTCCGGATCCCCGACGCCCAGCGCCTCGGCGCGGTCGGCGAAGGCTGGAAGGTCGCGCAGACGACGTTGATGAACGAGCGCGTCGCGATCGGCGGGCACGTCCAGCCGCGCGAAGGCGGGCTGATCGGGATCGTCGCGAAGACCTGGCGCGAGCGGCCCGAGCTGCGCACGCCGGAGCTGCGTGACCGGCTGGTGCAGCGCTGGGTCGAAGCCGAAACGCTGCGGCTGGCCGGCACCCGGCTGCGCCAGCAGCTGACCGCGGGCGCGCCCGGGCCGGAGGGTTCGGCCATGAAGGTCGCGTTCTCCGAGCTGAACCAGGCGCTCACCGGCCTGGAGGTCGAGCTGCTCGGCGAAGAAGGCCTGGCCTACGACGACTGGTCGTTCCGGCGCCCGGCGATCGTCGACTTCACCGGCCGCGAAGCCGGCTACCGCTACCTGCGCGCGAAGGGCAACTCCATCGAGGGCGGCACCTCGGAGGTCCTGCGCAACATCATCGCCGAGCGCGTGCTGGGGCTGCCCTCGGAGCCGCGTGTCGACAAGGACGTCGCCTGGAAGGACCTCCCCCGATGA
- a CDS encoding acyl-CoA dehydrogenase family protein: protein MDFAFDEKTEELRGKLLEFMDSHIYPAEPVFEQQLAERDDPWAMPPVVEELKAEARKRGLWNFFLPGEHGAGLTNLQYAPLAEITGRSIRLAPTALNCAAPDTGNMEVLAMFGNEQQQKQWLEPLLAGEIRSAFAMTEPDVASSDARNIETAIRRDGDEYVVNGRKWYISGAMNPACQIFIVMGKTDPEAAPHKQQSMILVPRDTPGLTVKRGMHVFGYDDSDHGGHAEVIFEDVRVPVENLIAGEGDGFAIAQARLGPGRIHHCMRAIGMAERALELMCRRAISREAFGKPIAQQGVVQDWIAESRVKIEQQRLLVLKTAWLMDTVGNQGAHTEIQAIKISTPITVEWILDKAVQVHGAGGVSQDFPLAAMWAGNRTLRLADGPDEVHKRSLARRELKKYLSEGAK from the coding sequence ATGGACTTCGCGTTCGACGAGAAGACCGAGGAGCTGCGCGGGAAGCTCCTCGAGTTCATGGACTCGCACATCTACCCCGCCGAGCCGGTGTTCGAGCAGCAGCTCGCCGAACGCGACGACCCGTGGGCGATGCCGCCGGTCGTGGAAGAGCTCAAGGCCGAGGCGCGCAAGCGCGGCCTGTGGAACTTCTTCCTCCCCGGCGAGCACGGCGCGGGCCTGACGAACCTGCAGTACGCGCCGCTGGCGGAGATCACCGGCCGCAGCATCCGGCTGGCGCCGACCGCGCTCAACTGCGCCGCGCCGGACACCGGGAACATGGAAGTGCTGGCCATGTTCGGCAACGAGCAGCAGCAGAAGCAGTGGCTGGAACCGTTGCTGGCCGGGGAAATCCGCTCCGCGTTCGCGATGACCGAGCCGGACGTCGCCTCCTCCGACGCCCGCAACATCGAGACCGCGATCCGGCGCGACGGCGACGAGTACGTGGTCAACGGCCGCAAGTGGTACATCTCCGGCGCGATGAACCCCGCGTGCCAGATCTTCATCGTGATGGGCAAGACCGATCCCGAAGCCGCGCCGCACAAGCAGCAGAGCATGATCCTGGTCCCCCGCGACACCCCGGGCCTGACGGTCAAGCGCGGCATGCACGTCTTCGGCTACGACGACAGCGACCACGGTGGGCACGCCGAGGTCATCTTCGAAGACGTCCGCGTGCCGGTCGAAAACCTCATCGCCGGGGAAGGCGACGGGTTCGCGATCGCCCAGGCCCGCCTCGGGCCGGGCCGCATCCACCACTGCATGCGCGCCATCGGGATGGCCGAGCGGGCGCTGGAACTCATGTGCCGCCGCGCGATTTCGCGTGAGGCGTTCGGCAAGCCGATCGCGCAGCAGGGCGTCGTGCAGGACTGGATCGCCGAGTCGCGGGTGAAGATCGAGCAGCAGCGGCTGCTCGTGCTCAAGACCGCGTGGCTGATGGACACCGTCGGCAACCAGGGCGCGCACACCGAGATCCAGGCGATCAAGATCTCCACCCCGATCACCGTCGAGTGGATCCTCGACAAGGCCGTGCAGGTGCACGGCGCGGGCGGCGTCAGCCAGGACTTCCCGCTGGCCGCGATGTGGGCGGGCAACCGCACGCTGCGGCTGGCCGACGGGCCGGACGAGGTCCACAAGCGCTCACTCGCCCGGCGTGAGCTGAAGAAGTACCTCTCGGAGGGCGCGAAGTGA
- a CDS encoding phosphotransferase family protein: MNPTDPPGLDLGRLRAHLDAHRPGLVAGELTADVVEGGRSNLTYVVGDGRSRWVVRRPPLGHVLPTAHDMTREFRVISGLRDTAVPVPEALLLCEDTDVIGAQFYVMSFVEGTPYRTADELAELGEARTRAIADALVDTLVDLHSVDPAAVGLGDFGRPDGFLERQLRRWKKQLDASRSRDLDGIEELHDRLAAAVPVSGKPSIVHGDYRLDNVLVDGADEISAVLDWEMSTLGDPLTDLALLVAYAERDKVSLQFVSNASSAPGYPTTDEVVRRYAERSGRDVSQLNWYVSFAFFKLAVILEGIHYRYTQGKTVGAGFEGVGAGVPLLISHGNEILKEEK, translated from the coding sequence ATGAACCCGACCGACCCGCCGGGCCTCGACCTGGGCCGCCTGCGCGCCCACCTGGACGCGCACCGGCCCGGCCTGGTCGCCGGGGAGCTGACCGCGGACGTCGTGGAAGGCGGCCGGTCGAACCTCACCTACGTGGTGGGCGACGGCCGGTCGCGCTGGGTGGTGCGCCGCCCGCCGCTCGGGCACGTGCTGCCGACCGCGCATGACATGACCCGCGAGTTCCGGGTGATCTCGGGCCTGCGCGACACCGCCGTGCCGGTGCCCGAGGCGCTCCTGCTGTGCGAGGACACCGACGTCATCGGGGCGCAGTTCTACGTCATGAGCTTCGTCGAGGGCACGCCCTACCGGACCGCCGACGAGCTCGCGGAGCTCGGCGAGGCACGCACCCGGGCGATCGCCGACGCACTGGTCGACACGCTCGTCGACCTGCACTCGGTCGACCCGGCCGCCGTCGGGCTCGGCGACTTCGGCCGGCCGGACGGCTTCCTGGAGCGGCAGCTGCGGCGGTGGAAGAAGCAGCTCGACGCCTCCCGCAGCCGCGACCTCGACGGCATCGAAGAGCTGCACGACCGGCTCGCCGCCGCGGTGCCGGTGTCCGGCAAGCCGTCGATCGTCCACGGCGACTACCGCCTGGACAACGTCCTGGTCGACGGAGCCGACGAGATCTCCGCGGTGCTCGACTGGGAGATGTCGACACTGGGCGATCCGCTCACCGACCTCGCGCTGCTGGTGGCCTACGCCGAGCGCGACAAGGTGTCGCTGCAGTTCGTGTCCAACGCCAGCTCCGCGCCGGGCTACCCGACGACCGACGAGGTCGTGCGGCGCTACGCCGAGCGCTCGGGCCGGGACGTCTCGCAGCTCAACTGGTACGTCAGCTTCGCGTTCTTCAAGCTGGCCGTGATCCTGGAAGGCATCCACTACCGCTACACGCAGGGCAAGACGGTCGGCGCGGGCTTCGAAGGCGTCGGGGCCGGTGTCCCGCTGCTCATCTCGCACGGCAACGAGATTCTCAAAGAGGAGAAGTAA
- a CDS encoding MaoC family dehydratase — translation MREFDNLDAFAAAVGEHLGYSEWLTVTQERVNQFADATDDHQWIHVDEPRATAGPFGGTIAHGFLTLSLLSAFGPKIYRVNGTKMGINYGLNKVRFPQPVKVGSKVRAGAELVEVTDIPGGKQAVSKWTVEIDGEAKPACVAEWVTRFLA, via the coding sequence GTGCGCGAATTCGACAACCTCGACGCCTTCGCCGCCGCGGTCGGCGAGCACCTCGGGTACAGCGAGTGGCTGACGGTCACCCAGGAGCGGGTCAACCAGTTCGCCGACGCCACCGACGACCACCAGTGGATCCACGTCGACGAGCCGCGCGCGACCGCGGGCCCGTTCGGCGGCACGATCGCCCACGGTTTCCTGACGCTGTCGCTGCTCTCGGCGTTCGGGCCGAAGATCTACCGGGTCAACGGCACCAAGATGGGCATCAACTACGGCCTCAACAAGGTCCGCTTCCCGCAGCCGGTGAAGGTCGGCTCGAAGGTGCGCGCCGGGGCCGAGCTGGTGGAGGTCACCGACATCCCGGGCGGCAAGCAGGCGGTGTCGAAGTGGACGGTCGAGATCGACGGCGAAGCGAAGCCCGCTTGCGTCGCCGAGTGGGTCACCCGGTTCCTCGCGTGA
- the fabG gene encoding 3-oxoacyl-ACP reductase FabG has protein sequence MTDSPSRVAVVTGAGRGIGAAVAARLAEDGFAVALLDLDEAGVKQGAEAIVAKGGKAVGVALDVSDAEQVEAAVGRVADELGPPVVLINNAGITRDNLIFKMTEQEWDSVLGVHLKGSFLMTRAVQKYMTQEKYGRIVNLSSTSALGNRGQVNYSAAKAGMQGFTKTLAIELGKFNVTANAIAPGFIATDMTAATAERLGMSFEDFKAAAASQIPAQRVGTPDDIANLASFLVSEGAGFVSGQVIYVAGGPKD, from the coding sequence GTGACCGATTCCCCTTCCCGTGTCGCCGTGGTCACCGGTGCCGGCCGCGGTATCGGTGCCGCCGTGGCCGCGCGGCTGGCCGAGGACGGTTTCGCCGTCGCGCTGCTGGACCTGGACGAGGCCGGCGTCAAGCAGGGCGCCGAGGCGATCGTCGCGAAGGGTGGCAAGGCCGTCGGTGTAGCGCTGGACGTCAGTGACGCCGAGCAGGTCGAGGCGGCCGTCGGCCGGGTCGCCGACGAGCTCGGCCCGCCCGTCGTGCTGATCAACAACGCCGGCATCACCCGCGACAACCTGATCTTCAAGATGACCGAGCAGGAGTGGGACTCCGTGCTCGGCGTGCACCTCAAGGGTTCGTTCCTGATGACCCGCGCGGTGCAGAAGTACATGACGCAGGAGAAGTACGGCCGGATCGTCAACCTGTCGAGCACGTCGGCACTGGGGAACCGCGGCCAGGTCAACTACTCCGCCGCGAAGGCCGGCATGCAGGGCTTCACCAAGACCCTCGCCATCGAGCTGGGCAAGTTCAACGTCACGGCGAACGCGATCGCGCCGGGCTTCATCGCCACCGACATGACCGCGGCGACCGCCGAGCGGCTCGGCATGAGCTTCGAGGACTTCAAGGCCGCGGCGGCGTCGCAGATCCCGGCGCAGCGCGTCGGCACGCCCGACGACATCGCCAACCTGGCGTCGTTCCTGGTCAGTGAAGGTGCCGGATTCGTGTCCGGCCAGGTCATCTACGTCGCCGGCGGACCGAAGGACTGA
- a CDS encoding DNRLRE domain-containing protein, with protein sequence MVSVTTVVALALGAATVIETVATAAQAPVAPVHVESRPDVVSAAVSARAQGSRVEVESLRTETSTTWSNPEGTLTTEAHGAPIRFKDTTGRWRPVDLAWRKNADGTVAPAGHPMGLALGRKNAKAGTAFVAAASDPARQVEWLTPWTLPEPVLDGTKATYADVQPGIDLVMHTRRSGFEYDFVVKRRQATAPSWRIPLHLKGLTAKQQPDGTIDFLDSANKVHSSIPVPLMWDAAVDQRSGEPVNRAKVGTAVETAGNGAATLVITPDPAWFTDAKRTYPITVDPTYASGTAYSSFDTWAQTDYTTDQSASPELKLGTYNAGAVKARSFLNFAVAPFKGKQIVSANLFLFETWSYSCTASAFVVKSSTPATTATRWTSQPTIGAQYGSASWAKGHDGNCPAGRVSVPITGLVQAWSNATYPTGGLTVMAANEADSNSWKRFHSSEGSADPYISYTYNRPPAAPAIPTVTETLGYAAPGGATYYYSAGRRPWVQTKGTDADGNTVRYEFEYHTSTVVSSTTLKASCTSSAYASGTTAGCRPTAELPDNTAIVVRARTFDGSLRSGWSGWVLIRVGSAVPAAPTITCPYADGSWTDTPPAANFTCTIAAPGPGFNAPGYVRVTVDGQLRPTNFTGGAPGQLKITPSSDPNVGKAVITLPSSQGLHTIKAQAETPAGKLSTAANYSFGYGGSTLSSPAVSPRLTTTGAVKIAASGPPKGSSGTPTASVRWRLSGYGGANESTGWNTAASAPLTVTDNGAAGVTVAGTWNTTADTQDGQLDADPNTAGVQPTPLNDRQPVLLDVQVCLTYTSTTQCTWSQTKSSVLRVPHAFGNGFPTADVGPGQVALWTGEFATEATDISVPGYTGDLTVSRSHSTFAGANDTVSGVFGPGWTAGFDGAEAGVAGMQVIDNTRTDGTIALVDGDGSSMVFESPSGKRRTTATLEAGTWVPAEEDAAQARAKLTVSGAGAETVIAYTEDDGTTTTFVTTAATAPSATAAGKFRPAGIAEPGVPGKTAYSYDAAGRVARIVAPSAPGVGCTDGQGGYTNAIGCRSLRFDYGTSGSATGRLTAAWLDIFNPDKPGGAGMDSIKVASYGYDAAGRLATATDPRSGLSTAYGYDPAGRLTSMTPSGQIPFQLTYTAAPDVKLANVKRDRPAGDPAGGTATLASFVYDVPVSGAGLPDLSPQFVAGWDQRSAPVKGFAVFGPEHPVGSTSPSGVAAGDWEFAELQYADSEGYTVNTAEFGAGAWQYTAVDYNAKGNEIRTLDQRALRQIIDGQQTAADQLASITAYNQDETLITDSYGPARMATLRDGTAKLLRTHRKIEFDQGAPNGGVNPATGLPYRLATTETTFANDPGTGQDVEVVSRTLTDYAPPVAGDPDGWASGLPGRVTTDVDLNGTVSPGDVSRVTRYDAENRVVETRQPTSDGTDAGTTETVYYTAAATTAHPECGAKPQWAGLVCAKVPAAAPSAGPPLPTTTTTGYDYLLAPSTVTEKSGAVTRTRTIAHLADGREAAVTTSVTGLAGSTPTTTKETAYDPVTGAATTTTARSADGTVAAVVTKGYDAWGRQISYQPSGESATTTVYDAGGSVATVTDANGSTRYSYDGVDAAGATERRGLLTKVEVTTAGSTWTSAGAYDAGSDLVTQQLPGGMTQRTEFDNTGTQTGLTYTGADGGWLSWSLDNDATGRVVREWTPDGAAFTGPAAGDEPGDVGDAQPYDRGYAYDGAGRLTETRDRTAAATGVDVTDPETAPGCVTRAYSFDGNDNRLGKATRPAATDGSCSGTGGTTVSRTFDSADRPVTGYGYDELGRTRVLPAGDAPQQAGGAVSLDYYDGDQARAITQNGVTTTFTLDALDRRLSETVTGGGTTTVNLRHYTDGSDNPTWVSAGDATRRYAELVGDGLALTVDQAGVGSLTLTDPHGDVVSTVDLPSAASTATALNGWNDYDEYGNPAAANTNQTGPAAYGWHGSAQRAVSGAGLTLMGARLYNPATGLFLTVDPVRGGNTNAYNYPADPVNTADLTGQMNKQEGGGGGCACKNGTKAKKNVVKKLKRAKKLLRKASAKAKRKLGNTLSKALNRIQRANFRSIDIVCFIAIMSLISAIAWFIGSFTPWTWWGIAAAAAAIVAAYAFVQNACFGWTNYRL encoded by the coding sequence ATGGTGTCGGTCACGACGGTGGTGGCGCTGGCACTCGGCGCCGCCACGGTGATCGAGACCGTCGCGACCGCCGCGCAAGCCCCGGTCGCGCCGGTGCACGTGGAGTCGCGGCCGGACGTGGTGTCCGCGGCCGTGTCGGCGCGGGCGCAGGGGTCGCGCGTCGAAGTGGAGTCGTTGCGCACCGAAACGTCGACGACGTGGTCGAATCCCGAGGGGACGCTGACGACGGAGGCGCACGGCGCGCCGATCCGGTTCAAGGACACCACCGGCCGCTGGCGCCCGGTGGACCTGGCGTGGCGCAAGAACGCGGACGGCACGGTGGCGCCCGCCGGTCACCCGATGGGGCTGGCGCTGGGGCGCAAGAACGCGAAAGCGGGCACGGCGTTCGTCGCGGCGGCCTCGGACCCCGCCCGTCAGGTCGAATGGCTGACGCCGTGGACGCTGCCGGAACCGGTGCTGGACGGCACCAAGGCGACCTACGCCGACGTCCAGCCGGGAATCGACCTGGTGATGCACACCCGCCGCTCCGGGTTCGAGTACGACTTCGTGGTCAAACGCCGGCAGGCGACCGCGCCGTCGTGGCGGATCCCGTTGCACCTCAAGGGCTTGACGGCGAAGCAGCAGCCGGACGGCACGATCGACTTCCTCGACTCGGCGAACAAGGTGCACTCGAGCATCCCGGTGCCGCTGATGTGGGACGCGGCGGTCGACCAGCGCAGCGGCGAACCCGTCAACCGTGCCAAGGTCGGCACGGCGGTGGAGACCGCGGGCAACGGCGCCGCGACGCTGGTGATCACGCCGGACCCGGCGTGGTTCACCGACGCCAAGCGGACGTACCCGATCACGGTCGACCCCACCTACGCCTCCGGCACGGCCTACTCCAGCTTCGACACCTGGGCCCAGACGGACTACACGACCGACCAATCGGCCTCCCCGGAACTGAAGCTGGGCACGTACAACGCCGGCGCGGTCAAGGCCCGCTCGTTCCTCAACTTCGCGGTCGCGCCGTTCAAGGGCAAGCAGATCGTCAGCGCGAACCTGTTCCTCTTCGAAACCTGGTCCTACTCCTGCACCGCGTCCGCGTTCGTGGTCAAGAGCTCCACCCCCGCGACCACGGCGACGCGCTGGACGTCGCAGCCGACCATCGGCGCCCAGTACGGCTCGGCCTCGTGGGCCAAGGGCCACGACGGGAACTGCCCGGCGGGCCGGGTGTCCGTGCCGATCACCGGCCTGGTCCAGGCGTGGTCGAACGCGACGTACCCGACCGGCGGCCTGACCGTGATGGCGGCCAACGAAGCCGATTCCAACTCGTGGAAGAGATTCCACTCCAGTGAAGGCTCGGCGGACCCCTACATCTCCTACACCTACAACCGGCCGCCCGCCGCACCCGCGATCCCGACGGTCACCGAAACCCTCGGCTACGCCGCGCCGGGCGGAGCGACCTACTACTACTCCGCCGGCCGACGGCCATGGGTGCAGACCAAGGGCACCGACGCCGACGGCAACACGGTCCGCTACGAGTTCGAGTACCACACCTCGACCGTGGTGTCCTCGACGACGCTGAAAGCCAGCTGCACAAGTTCGGCATACGCCTCCGGGACCACCGCGGGCTGCCGGCCCACCGCTGAACTCCCGGACAACACGGCCATCGTCGTGCGGGCGAGGACCTTCGACGGCTCGCTGCGCTCCGGCTGGTCGGGGTGGGTCCTGATCCGCGTCGGTTCGGCCGTGCCCGCCGCTCCGACGATCACCTGCCCGTACGCCGACGGTTCCTGGACCGACACGCCGCCCGCGGCGAACTTCACCTGCACGATCGCCGCGCCCGGTCCGGGCTTCAACGCCCCGGGATACGTCAGGGTCACCGTCGACGGCCAGCTCCGTCCCACCAACTTCACCGGCGGCGCACCGGGGCAGCTCAAGATCACTCCCTCCAGTGACCCGAACGTCGGCAAAGCGGTCATCACCCTGCCGAGCTCCCAGGGGCTGCACACCATCAAAGCCCAGGCCGAAACGCCGGCCGGCAAGCTGTCCACCGCCGCGAACTACTCGTTCGGCTACGGTGGCTCGACGTTGAGCAGCCCCGCGGTCAGCCCGCGGCTGACGACGACCGGCGCCGTCAAGATCGCCGCGTCCGGTCCGCCCAAGGGCAGCTCCGGCACGCCCACGGCGTCGGTGCGGTGGCGGCTGTCCGGCTACGGCGGTGCGAACGAATCGACCGGGTGGAACACCGCGGCCAGCGCCCCGCTGACGGTCACCGACAACGGCGCCGCCGGGGTGACCGTGGCGGGGACCTGGAACACCACCGCCGACACGCAGGACGGGCAGCTCGACGCCGACCCGAACACCGCCGGCGTGCAGCCGACCCCGCTGAACGACCGGCAGCCGGTGCTGCTGGACGTCCAGGTGTGCCTGACCTACACGAGCACGACGCAGTGCACCTGGTCGCAGACCAAGAGCAGCGTGCTGCGGGTGCCGCACGCGTTCGGCAACGGCTTCCCCACGGCCGACGTCGGACCGGGTCAGGTGGCGCTGTGGACCGGCGAGTTCGCCACCGAAGCGACGGACATCTCGGTGCCCGGCTACACCGGCGATCTGACCGTGTCCCGGTCGCATTCCACCTTCGCCGGCGCCAACGACACCGTCAGCGGCGTGTTCGGCCCGGGCTGGACCGCCGGGTTCGACGGCGCCGAAGCCGGCGTCGCGGGCATGCAGGTCATCGACAACACCCGGACCGACGGGACGATCGCGCTGGTCGACGGCGACGGTTCGTCGATGGTCTTCGAGTCGCCGAGCGGCAAGCGGCGCACCACCGCGACGCTGGAAGCCGGCACGTGGGTACCGGCGGAGGAGGACGCCGCCCAGGCCAGGGCCAAGCTCACGGTGAGCGGTGCAGGCGCCGAGACCGTCATCGCCTACACCGAGGACGACGGCACGACGACCACCTTCGTCACGACCGCCGCCACCGCGCCGTCCGCCACCGCGGCCGGGAAGTTCCGGCCGGCCGGCATCGCCGAGCCCGGGGTACCGGGAAAGACCGCGTACAGCTACGACGCCGCCGGCCGGGTCGCCCGCATCGTGGCGCCTTCGGCACCCGGTGTCGGGTGCACCGACGGGCAAGGCGGGTACACCAACGCGATCGGCTGCCGGTCGCTGCGGTTCGACTACGGCACTTCCGGCTCGGCCACCGGCCGGTTGACCGCCGCCTGGCTGGACATCTTCAACCCGGACAAACCCGGTGGCGCCGGTATGGATTCGATCAAAGTCGCGTCCTACGGCTACGACGCGGCCGGACGGCTCGCGACCGCGACCGATCCCCGCAGCGGCCTGTCCACCGCCTACGGCTACGACCCGGCCGGCCGCCTCACCTCGATGACGCCGTCCGGTCAGATCCCGTTCCAGCTCACCTACACCGCCGCACCGGACGTCAAGCTGGCCAACGTGAAGCGGGACCGGCCGGCGGGCGACCCGGCGGGCGGGACCGCCACCCTCGCGTCGTTCGTCTACGACGTACCGGTCTCGGGCGCCGGGCTGCCCGATCTTTCCCCGCAGTTCGTGGCCGGGTGGGACCAGCGGTCGGCGCCGGTCAAGGGGTTCGCGGTCTTCGGGCCCGAACACCCCGTCGGTTCCACCTCGCCGTCGGGGGTCGCCGCCGGTGACTGGGAGTTCGCCGAGCTGCAGTACGCCGACAGCGAGGGCTACACGGTGAACACCGCGGAGTTCGGCGCGGGCGCCTGGCAGTACACCGCCGTCGACTACAACGCCAAGGGCAACGAAATCCGGACGCTGGACCAGCGAGCACTCCGGCAGATCATCGACGGCCAGCAGACCGCGGCCGATCAGCTCGCGTCGATCACCGCTTACAACCAGGACGAAACCCTGATCACCGACAGCTACGGACCGGCGCGGATGGCGACCTTGCGGGACGGCACCGCGAAGCTCCTCCGCACGCACCGCAAGATCGAATTCGACCAGGGCGCCCCCAACGGCGGCGTCAACCCGGCCACCGGGCTGCCGTACCGGCTGGCCACGACCGAGACCACGTTCGCCAACGACCCCGGCACCGGCCAGGACGTGGAGGTGGTCAGCCGCACGTTGACCGACTACGCGCCCCCGGTGGCCGGCGACCCCGACGGCTGGGCGTCCGGTCTGCCCGGCCGGGTGACCACCGACGTGGACCTGAACGGCACGGTGTCGCCGGGCGACGTCAGCCGGGTCACCCGGTACGACGCCGAGAACCGGGTGGTGGAGACGCGCCAGCCGACGTCGGACGGGACGGACGCGGGCACCACCGAGACGGTGTACTACACGGCAGCGGCCACCACGGCGCACCCCGAATGCGGCGCGAAACCCCAGTGGGCCGGCCTGGTCTGCGCCAAGGTCCCGGCGGCGGCGCCGTCGGCGGGACCGCCGCTCCCGACGACCACCACGACGGGTTACGACTACCTGCTGGCTCCGTCCACCGTGACCGAGAAGTCGGGGGCCGTCACCCGCACGCGGACCATCGCGCACCTCGCCGACGGACGGGAAGCGGCGGTCACGACCTCGGTCACCGGCTTGGCCGGGTCGACCCCCACCACCACGAAGGAGACCGCCTACGACCCGGTCACCGGCGCCGCGACGACCACCACCGCCCGGAGCGCGGACGGCACCGTCGCGGCCGTCGTCACCAAGGGGTACGACGCTTGGGGGCGGCAGATCAGCTACCAGCCGTCCGGGGAATCGGCGACGACGACGGTCTACGACGCCGGCGGGTCCGTGGCGACCGTCACCGACGCGAACGGGTCCACCCGGTACAGCTACGACGGGGTGGACGCGGCCGGGGCCACCGAGCGGCGCGGCCTGCTCACGAAGGTCGAGGTGACCACGGCCGGTTCGACCTGGACCTCCGCCGGTGCCTACGACGCCGGAAGTGACCTGGTCACGCAGCAGTTGCCGGGCGGGATGACCCAGCGGACGGAGTTCGACAACACGGGCACCCAGACCGGGCTGACCTACACCGGAGCCGACGGCGGCTGGCTGTCCTGGTCGCTGGACAACGACGCGACCGGGCGGGTCGTGCGCGAATGGACGCCGGACGGCGCGGCCTTCACCGGGCCGGCCGCCGGCGACGAACCGGGCGACGTCGGCGACGCCCAGCCCTACGACCGCGGCTACGCCTACGACGGGGCCGGCCGGCTCACCGAAACCCGGGACCGGACGGCCGCGGCCACCGGCGTCGACGTCACCGATCCGGAGACCGCACCGGGCTGCGTCACCCGCGCGTACTCGTTCGACGGCAACGACAACCGGCTGGGCAAGGCGACCAGGCCCGCCGCGACGGACGGCTCCTGCAGCGGCACGGGCGGCACCACGGTGTCGCGCACGTTCGACAGCGCCGACCGGCCGGTCACCGGGTACGGCTACGACGAGCTGGGCCGCACCCGGGTCCTGCCCGCCGGGGACGCACCCCAGCAGGCCGGCGGCGCGGTGTCGCTCGACTACTACGACGGCGACCAGGCCCGGGCCATCACGCAGAACGGGGTCACCACGACGTTCACCCTCGACGCGCTGGACCGGCGGCTGTCCGAAACCGTCACCGGCGGCGGCACCACGACGGTGAACCTGCGGCACTACACCGACGGCTCGGACAACCCGACGTGGGTCAGCGCGGGCGACGCGACCCGCCGTTACGCGGAACTCGTCGGTGACGGTCTCGCGCTCACGGTGGACCAGGCCGGCGTCGGCTCGCTGACCCTGACCGACCCGCACGGGGACGTGGTGTCCACTGTGGACCTGCCGTCGGCCGCGAGCACCGCCACGGCGTTGAACGGCTGGAACGACTACGACGAGTACGGCAACCCGGCCGCCGCCAACACCAACCAGACCGGCCCGGCGGCGTACGGCTGGCACGGCTCGGCACAGCGGGCGGTGTCCGGCGCCGGCTTGACCCTCATGGGAGCCCGCCTCTACAACCCGGCGACCGGCTTGTTCCTCACCGTGGACCCGGTCCGCGGCGGCAACACCAACGCCTACAACTACCCGGCCGACCCGGTCAACACGGCCGACCTGACCGGCCAGATGAACAAACAGGAGGGCGGAGGCGGCGGCTGTGCCTGCAAGAACGGCACGAAGGCCAAGAAGAACGTCGTCAAGAAGCTGAAGAGAGCGAAAAAGCTGCTCCGCAAGGCTTCGGCGAAGGCCAAGCGCAAGCTCGGGAACACGCTGAGCAAGGCCTTGAACCGCATCCAGCGGGCGAACTTCCGGAGCATCGACATCGTCTGCTTCATCGCGATCATGTCCCTGATCTCGGCGATAGCCTGGTTCATCGGCTCCTTCACACCGTGGACGTGGTGGGGCATCGCAGCCGCCGCGGCGGCGATCGTGGCCGCGTACGCGTTCGTGCAAAACGCCTGCTTCGGCTGGACGAACTACCGGTTGTGA